One part of the Alistipes onderdonkii genome encodes these proteins:
- a CDS encoding Gfo/Idh/MocA family oxidoreductase, with protein MSTRRNFLKTLSGMALLTVVPRHVLGGPKHVAPSDQLTKGIIGVGGIGKSSYHFTSTKECRLVAVCDVDSKHLQSALDLGKKRFNETLQSYRDFRRLIADPNVDIVHIATPPHWHGIMAVEAAKAGKDIWCEKPMTRTIGEGKRVVEAVKRNNRIFRLNTWFRFTDTFYGLGTTVEPLKKLIDSGLLGWPLKVTISGTTGFTWKFFWVGKENLVPQRVPSNLDYDMWLGPAPYKPYNEHRVHQTFRGYWDYDGGGLTDMGQHYMDPVQYLLGKDETSPVKVEVDAPEQHPDAVGIWRKIVYTYDDGCQIVLEGEGFESGGDTPYIEGPLGKVYKGFRCTIPDIMEKLAEMPDPAPQNTDFLECVRTRSRFALDEQKGHRSSTLVNLGACALRLNRTLHFDPDKQLFIGDDAANRLIDQPMRGPWHI; from the coding sequence ATGAGTACCCGCAGGAATTTTCTGAAAACACTGAGCGGCATGGCGCTGCTGACGGTCGTCCCGCGCCATGTGCTCGGCGGCCCGAAACACGTGGCGCCGAGCGACCAGCTCACCAAAGGCATCATCGGCGTCGGCGGCATCGGCAAGAGCAGCTACCATTTCACCAGCACCAAGGAGTGCCGTCTGGTGGCGGTCTGCGACGTCGACAGCAAGCATCTCCAAAGCGCGCTCGACCTGGGCAAAAAGCGTTTCAACGAGACGTTGCAGTCCTATCGCGATTTCCGCCGCCTGATCGCCGACCCCAATGTCGACATCGTCCATATCGCCACGCCCCCGCACTGGCACGGCATCATGGCCGTCGAGGCCGCGAAGGCCGGCAAGGACATCTGGTGCGAGAAACCGATGACCCGCACCATCGGCGAGGGCAAGCGCGTCGTGGAGGCCGTCAAGCGCAACAACCGCATCTTCCGCCTAAATACGTGGTTCCGTTTCACGGATACCTTCTACGGCCTGGGTACCACTGTCGAGCCGCTCAAGAAGCTGATCGACAGCGGCCTGCTGGGATGGCCGCTCAAGGTGACCATCTCGGGCACCACCGGCTTCACCTGGAAATTCTTCTGGGTGGGCAAGGAGAACCTCGTTCCGCAGAGGGTTCCGTCGAATCTCGACTACGACATGTGGCTCGGCCCGGCCCCCTACAAGCCTTACAACGAACACCGTGTGCACCAGACTTTCCGCGGTTACTGGGATTACGACGGCGGCGGCCTGACGGACATGGGGCAACACTACATGGATCCCGTGCAGTACCTGCTGGGCAAGGACGAAACTTCGCCCGTGAAGGTCGAGGTCGACGCCCCCGAGCAGCACCCCGACGCCGTGGGTATCTGGCGTAAGATCGTCTATACCTACGATGACGGCTGCCAGATCGTCCTCGAAGGCGAAGGCTTCGAAAGCGGCGGCGACACGCCTTATATCGAAGGCCCGCTGGGCAAGGTCTACAAAGGGTTCCGCTGCACGATCCCCGACATCATGGAGAAACTGGCCGAGATGCCCGACCCTGCGCCGCAGAACACCGACTTCCTGGAGTGCGTCCGCACGCGGAGCAGGTTTGCGCTCGACGAGCAGAAGGGACACCGCAGCTCGACGCTCGTGAACCTGGGTGCCTGCGCCCTGCGTTTGAACCGCACGTTGCATTTCGACCCCGACAAACAACTCTTCATCGGCGACGATGCCGCCAACCGACTGATCGACCAGCCGATGCGCGGCCCGTGGCATATTTAA